ACGCTGACAATAACGTATAGGGTGCATTTCTGCAGAGCTCTTACAAGGAAACTTCTTTTCCCCGGGTGAACATGTGGTCCAGCAATTAGATTTGATGACTGATATGTTGGAAACTCAAATCTGCGGAAGCCATTGGAAGGTCCCCGTCCCTTTCCAGATTCCACAGCTGCATTGTTACTATTTTGGCTGAAATGTGTGCACTGAATGCGACATGTTAGGAACAGGAAAGCTCGAAGAAGAAGCCTATTCATTTCTCACATAAGTTTCCACATGCTGATTCCTCCTGCTTCATCTGCTAGAGAATATGTTGTCTTTAAAACCCAAGGACCTACCTACAGCTGAAAAGGTGCGTCACACATTTCCTTTATTACATTCGTTGTGATGCAAGTGGGTTGTATTCAAAGGCTATATTTACGTGAAAAATTCAGAAAGTCTGTAAACTTTATACATGATGCTTACTAAGATTACTAACGGTATGGAGTGTAAGATAAGAGTACGCTGTCTTTTTCTGCTTAAGCCTATGTAGCTTAAGCTTGAAGCTTTGTTTTCATAACCGATTGTCGTTGTACATATCATGTATGATATAGGTCTCTTTATGTAATCAACCGGTTTTATGGATTACTCCAGCCGATCACAAAATTGGGTAGAGAAGAGATTAGACAATACTTGGCGAGGAAGTTGGAGGCTGACACACCATTAAGAGCTTCTTCTCATATCATAGTATCTCAGCTAGATTTGATTACTAGCCAGAAATTTGTGAGGATTACAAAGAAAACGGAAAGTATggatatttttgatatttttaataatatatataaataattaatttgaagtaaaatagaatattaatatatgaaaatataattataaaggtCATGTGGATGTGGTAATATAGAGTAAATtgttaatatatgtgaaaatcaTTTGCATCAAGAAAATCGGCTGGAGTAATCCATAAAACCGACTAAATATTGCTgaattcaaaaaatatagagtaaatttgttaaaatcaaaatttcacctataaattaatataattttataagaaatacaaaataaaatatttctgaattcaagaaataaaaatatttaaacgaGGAATGACTCATGTTTTTCGTGTTAAATCTAAttgactaaaattttgaaaatttattgtatttttatttaagtgaaatttggaaaaaaagatAACcacctttttttattttaatagtgaAAAGTATGTGATTTAtagagaaacaaaaaagaagtaaTCAAAAAGTAGTGAAAGCtaatgttattaattattaaaaatgcatagatatgaaaataaaaaagtatatttgCCAACAGTTTAATAAAAGctataatattaaataactcGAAAAGATACAAAGTAAACAAAAGCGAAACAagataatttaaactaaaacaaacatattaagAGATCCGCAAAGAAAAATACAAGtcttcagtttcaaaaaaaaaaaaaatacaagtctTTGTCAAATAATTGCAACGATTGCATTAGTTACCAAAATTGGTCAACTGCGACGAAACTGAAGACaaatctttttataacaaataaaatcaatggaaaaagaaagataaaatacAAGAAAAGTAACAAATATGTAACGCCAAActaatgttaaaataaattaagatagaaacaattatcaaacaccaaacaaaaaaaactaaaaaaaaacagggCTGATGTAGCATTCAACAAAACtaataaatctataaaaaaacGCTAAACCAACTCAATTTCAAACTGCCTCAAATTCTTATTGAGTTGTGTCAACACCATAACatgaaaatctatttaaaagaacagataaaacaattatttatagcccaaacaaaataaacaacaagTTATTCCCacaattatgatttaattttcttttaaaaaaattaaccgaACACTAAAATAGAACCACCATGACTCCATCAGTAAACTAAATAATTCAACCCGTATATTATCCCTATCAGATCAAACCATTGACCTCGCCCAtacctaaaaacataaattagttTCATACATACCATTTTAATTCACCATCTTGACACACAAACAACAAGatcaaataataattatacaaactaaaataacaaaaattaaaatcaaatccCGGCCGTAGGGCGGCCGACCCTAGTAATTCATAATAGTTAGTTATACACGaagataaaaaagaaactaGAAGCCTAATCGATTTATTCAATTGCTGTCCCACGTTCTCTTATTAAAGAGAACAACTTAAAACCTGTAAAAGAGGATTCGCAAGTCAGATTGTGGCACCGAATATTAAAGTgtccagcttcatcattatccaCGTAACGCTTATGCTTCGCCATGAGTTTGATCTCAAGCTCTCCAGAAACGTCGTCGCTTCCGCTTCCCTCCTCAGCAACGAAAACCAACGAGAAAGACGTGTCATCCCTAGAAACACGTTCACTAGTGATGTTCAAAACGGCGGCGTTTAAAGAACCTAGCCTCACGGCAGCCTCATCGACGTCATAGTAGATATAATACCTCGAGCTCGGGATTTTCACGAGAAAATCGCCTTGCCACATTGCGGAGGAGACGGCGAGGGACTGGAGGGAGATTTTGGCGTGGAGTTGAGCTTTGTCGTTGAGCAGAAAGATTAAGTACACGCCGACAACGGTGAGTAAGGCGCCAAAGCAGGGTGCACACATAGCCGCACATTCTTTTTTAGTGCAACTACGTTCACTAGATGGTGGGATAGTCAGCATTGGACGTGACCACCACCGACCAAGAGCGACGGCAAACGGTTGCGTTTGATGAAAGTTGGTTTGGTAAGCCATACTGATTTCTTTTTGTTGGTTTGGACTTTGGAGACGAGAATGAGATTGATACTACGTTATCATAATTGTGTAGAGATTAATAGAAGTTCGATCTCCCACTTTATATAAGCAGAATGGAGTGCATCTCTGTTCTTTCTTAAAgtcaatatatttgaaaattttaataaaattatatctaaaaatacatttaacttctataaaatatattttatatataccaaataattttataaaaattatatgtaagttgaatttttaaaattttaattaatgtatatactGTAAATTAAAatcaactattttattttataaaaatatattttcaaatagagAAATCTAAAATAgacttttatcaattaataattctataaattaatttatagttttttatacTGTGTATAGTTTTTACTTTTCTATAAATAGATCAGATGCAactaacataaaaaataattaaaaagaaactagAGCTATTCTTTTGTTTCTAACACAGGAAACGGAATTACTGTTAAACGTTTTTTTGTAACACCGAGATCGGAACTAATATAGAAGACTGTGTAGTATTAGTTAAAAGGAAGAAATAAACCCTCACTTGTTTAAAACTTAAGTAAATCAAAGCATTTGTGAGTGCTGTAGAACGATAAAAAGATTAGTTATGACTAAAAATACAGCTTTCGCTTTTAATCAGGAACCAAAACTACAAACTAGGCCTGCGATTTTTGTCCGAACCGAATGGGCCGAACCGGACCGAACcgg
This genomic stretch from Raphanus sativus cultivar WK10039 chromosome 3, ASM80110v3, whole genome shotgun sequence harbors:
- the LOC108846548 gene encoding uncharacterized protein LOC108846548, which encodes MAYQTNFHQTQPFAVALGRWWSRPMLTIPPSSERSCTKKECAAMCAPCFGALLTVVGVYLIFLLNDKAQLHAKISLQSLAVSSAMWQGDFLVKIPSSRYYIYYDVDEAAVRLGSLNAAVLNITSERVSRDDTSFSLVFVAEEGSGSDDVSGELEIKLMAKHKRYVDNDEAGHFNIRCHNLTCESSFTGFKLFSLIRERGTAIE